caaaaaccttcaaacacttaaccaaaaattattagaagtattctcataaaaccgattaaaattttgaaaacctaattcaccccccctcttaggcgcactcttatacttacaagcgttgccgttaactaagttgactaggaagggtcaagctttcgtctgggattcgaaatgtgaagaaggattccaagagttgaagaagaggttgactagtgcgccgatcttgattttgccgaatccggcggaatcttttgttgtttattgtgatgcttcgttgtcgggattaggaggtgtactaatgcagaatcaacaggtagtcgcttatgcgtcgagacaactcaaagtgcatgagagaaactatccgactcatgacttagagttggcagcagtggtatttgtgttgaaattgtggaggcattacctatatggttcaaggtttgaagtatttagtgatcataagagtttgaagtatctctttgaccaaaaagagctgaatatgagacaaataaggtggttagaatttctcaaggattatgattttgaactgaattatcatccgggtaaagcaaatgttgttgccgatgcattgagtaggaagtccctgcatatgtctatgcttatggtgagagaattggatttaattgagcaattccgagatttgagcttagtatgtgaagacactcctaccagtgttaaattgggtatgctgaagctgactagtggtattcttgaggaaatccgaggGGGTCAGAAGACtaatgtagagttggttgataagttgactctgattaaccaagataaaggaggtgaattcagaatcgacgagaatggtataatgaggtttggtaatcgtgtttgtgttcctgacattgccgaattgaggaagagtattcttgaagaaggacatcgtagcggattgagtattcatcctggtgctaccaagatgtatcatgacctaaagaagctgttttggtggcctggaatgaaaaaggaaatagctgaatttgtatatgcttgtttgacttgccagaagtcaaagattgagcatcagaaaccgtatggagctatgcaaccgttatttattccggaatggaagtgggatagtatatctatggattttgtttcaggtttgccgaggacggtgaagaattgtgaagctatttgggttattgtggacaggttgacaaagtctgctcactttataccaatgagaatggattacccaatggagaagttgtctcaattgtatattgaaaagatagtgagtttacatggtattccttcgagtatcgtgtcagatagagatccaaggtttacatccagattctgggaaggtttgcagaatgccttgggtactaagctgagattgagttctgcttatcatccacagacggatggacagacacaaagaactattcaatcactagaagatttgttgcgtgcttgtgtgttggaaaagggcggtgcttgggatagttatctacccttgatcgaatttacttacaataatagttttcactcgagtattggtatggctccgtttgaagctttgtatggtcggaggtgtagaacgcctttatgttggtacgaatctggcgaaggtgctgtgattgggccggaaattgttcaggagacaacagaaaggattaagatgattcaggagaagatgaagacttctcagagtcgtcagaagagttatcatgataaaagaagaaggacacttgaatttcaagaaggagatcatgtgttcttgagggtgactcctacaactggtgttggtagagcactgaagtcaaggaagttgactccgcgtttcattggtccgtttcaaattacggagagggttggagaagtggcgtatcgtattgcgttgccaccgacacttgcgaatctgcatgatgtattccatgtgtcgcagttgaggaagtacattgctgatccatctcatgtgatccaagtcgatgatgtacaggtaaaggataatctgacagttgaaactttgcctatgaggattgaagatcggaaggtgaaataattgcgtggcaaggagatagcactagtcagagtagcttggggaggaccggccggtggaaatgttacgtgggaattggagagccagatgaaggactcctacccggaactctttgcctaaggtatgttttcgaggacgaaaacttttctagtgggggagagttgtaacaccccataaaattctttatttaatttaattaatttttggattaaatattagaattatttgagttagctgagaaaaatgggaataatgagactaatgggccagtgtcgcttttagtaaagagggggggtgtattggtaggccctattactaattaaaatagttttattttatcttccacaaaatagaggaattgtgggaaagaggaatagaactaaggagaagagaagagtctgaacgtgaaaagagaagaggagcggagaagtgtgacacgaggaagagcgaagaatcaaccttcaggtaaggggggactcttccgtttatcttctattatgggattataggtagtatgatagaatatgatcgtgttattcgtatcaattgggttgtgcttaggttatagaagtgttaggttttgggaggattgatgcataatgattgtATTGaccatgtatggtgttaattggatggttgaatgtattataaatgtgttataatatatgtttgtttcactgtatgcaaatctggttggaatgggattggtttggtaatgaattggtgaaggaagggcaaaatcgcaggctgttttctgcgattcggagttctggaaatcgccagttcgcgccgcgtccaggagttggcgccgcgaactgcttggcagaaagccaggaagtcgtgttgtgttcagtacgcgccgcgaacctttggttgcgccgcgaaggcgtagttcctattcgttccgcgccgcgaacccttgtttgcgccgcaaaggcgtagttcctattcgttccgcgccgcaaattgtgtgtggcgccgcgtgctgttggcgaTAGGccgtttgaaaagtttaaaaatgtgtaacttttaaaccgtaaaccggattttggtgccgttttgagtacagtgaagctaatcaaataatttatataatcaaatggtgttttgagttgtggcttgaattatttttaaaacaccgatCTTAGTCgtttgtggtgggatatgcttataggtacactaatgaatgtcttacctgtatgatgttgtggttataactggtgtttattatacatgtattgttggtatgaaatatgtgttttattgatgattatgacattgatcgatttatgtgggtgatgagcatgttatggttgatgcatgcattcataatcattatgtggctggtccttgacaatggtggatcagtggtagctaattcccattgtgtggaattagtgagtgggtgttaccgtatccttgacgatggtgggtcggtgagttgggttatcccagattttggtaccacatgcatgtagttgcattgcattaggctgttttgttattataacatgaatggaagattgtccaatgttataatatgtgttaatttggttgtttgcttactgattctatggtttgaatctgatcataactgtgattgggtgaatggcatgtgaaatgatattttattatctatatcttataacattagttaaatgtgaatgagactcacccttactgttgttatttttcagattgaggggtagctctcgtacttggtgaggattagctcgtcaagtagttcgttagagtcagttgggtccgtgtcatgctctggtcatgtaacactgggggcgttgtTTAGAGTTGCTTTGTTAAACTCTTTCTATTTTGGGTGGATTTCCTATGTTGGtgtttaagtctgtgacttggttgtttgttatccagatgttaaagataattccgctgtgttaaacatgatgatctgaataaatttggttgacgttctcttttatggcatgacatgagtattattgtttaattatttggaagttgtaatgcccttttcatgtttactctgattattgtttattatttatgcggggtattagaagggtgttacagtttgCACTAAACTGGGTTAATaattcattgtgttatttatcattatgTCATTTACTTTTAGTTTTGATAAGTGTGTTGTAAGtcagcagatgttataacatctgtcttgacattgtgtgttGTTAGGAAATCTGTCTTGAAATCTGTTGTAAGTGCCAGAATTTCATTGATGACAATTTGAGTATATTTCTACTTTTCCATCTCTTATAATCGATCCAACTACGGGTCACAAATTTCCCCTCACCGTGAGATATGTGACTCTGGGTATTTGTCTCATTCACTATGTGGCGACTCACATTCTCATCGCAATGAAATCCAATCTTAGGCAAAGTCTTTAAAATCGATTTGGTAATGATGTGACTACTAGCCAACAACGTCAAAACCAGTTGGGCTACTATAGGTGATTTACCATATGATTGAATATTGAAGGAAGTGAAATGCTTGGTTACCATATGGTGACCTGATTACAAAGATTCTAATGCATTTTGGATTGGATATAGAACTTGAGGAGCCATATTATAATTTAGTCTTGTATGAAAATCATTATGCTTATAAAATCCTCGTGGGATCCATACTTTTTCTAATTACTTTTTCTATTACATCTATCTGAAGCGGTCGCGAAGGTGAATTTCAAATGTGGAATTCGAAAACTTTTGCATTATGAATGGCACAGAGCATACATTTTCTTCTCGACAAACTCCGCAACAAAATGTGGGTAGTGGAATAAAAAAATAGATCTCATGAAAATCAAATGAGGACGGTGCTCAACAAaacaaatcttcctaaatatttatgGGATGGTGTAGTAATCATTATTTGCTATGTAGTGAAGTGTGTCATGTTGAGGTCAATTCTAAAGTTAACTccctataaaatatataaatgaatgaatgcaaatatTTCCCACCTCCATGTCTTtagttgcaagtgttttgtcttaaTAAAGAAAATGATAATTTTGGTAAATTTGACGATAAAGATGATGATCTTTTTCTTGGATATTTCACTTCTATTAAATCTTTTTCGTATTTTTAACAAACTATAACTATATAAGAATATTTACATGTTACATTACATAAAAATAATCCTAAGTCTTTAGAGGTAGAAGTATTTGACTGTGCGGGTATTCTAGCAAAAACTCTCTTAGAAGACAGAGATTCaaatgaaaataaagagaaagaCAAAAATCTAAAAGAGTGCAATAGGATTGTGAGCGATGAGATACACAAGAGGGCTTTTCGttttctaatattaaaaaatgaatgGATTGCTCAAATGTCTAGCTAAGATATTTGTAGGTTTAATTACTTGATCCAGAAGTCATGGTGAAGACCAATTCTGGTGTTATGAATTCGGTCCCGCGCCCCTTGCCTATGACCTAATAATGGGAGTGTGTGGAGTGAATCATCCCTCACTATGGAAATGGCAATTAGCATATGAGACTTGAGATGACTTCAATTAGCATGCTTAGAAATAGACAAGGCTCTAAATTTTGGATATGGATAAGGATCTAAATTTTTTCGATTTATTTTGATCAAAATGGATACATgcttaaaaatatatttcaagaACATATCCAAAATCCACACATAAAATACATTACTATTTTTGTTAATGTACTGAAATATATTTTCAACTGATCAGCTATAAGTAGAGAAGATAATGTTGAATTAAAAGCTTGTAAAGAAAAATAACTCCAATAATCAAAGGAAAACGCAACTACGAATGAAAATCCAATTAGAGTTGAACAGAAATAATACACATAATATGAGGGTTATGACCCCCCCTCAAAATCTATGTTTAATTTTCTTACACTCCCTCTATAGCTGGTTGTTGTAACCAAAACAATGATTGCAAAAACCCAACCAACAATTACCATACAATGCACAGCATTATCAACAATCATAGTCGTTCAATGAAAATCTTGCACTTGTCTCCTTTGGTTACATTGCTGAGAAGTCTTGATCGAACTGAATCCAAATCTATCGCATTATTAACGCTGCAAATGTAACACGTTTTATAATCCGTAAGAATAAGAACTTCataaagaaaattaataaataattacgcCGATGATAAATTAAGAATTCTCCGCTTTTTTAAGATCCAAAGAAAGCTGGAACTTCGCAATAAGTCTGACACAAAATTTCGCATATCCGTAAGACCGATACTCTAAAAGCACAAAGGTTTAATCATAAAAAGAAAAACTCACCAGTACATTGTGACTCCATCTACAGAAGCAAGTGACTTCTTGCAAATCCAATTTGGCACAATCTTTTCTAAAATCTCGATCTGTTCTTCAGCTTCTCCTATTGGGAGGAAAAGATTAGTTGGTAAATATGTTTATTATTAAGAAACCATGTGCATTACAATAAATAGAATAAGAACATACTAGTATCAACAAAATCTAAACAGTTCGGCATTATCTTTTGCAGGAGCTCCTCTTTTGTGATTGCATTTGTTTTGACAGAGGTAAATATCGAGTCAATCACATTAACCAGTTCAACTAATGATGGAGGATTGTCATCTGATGCATCCGAACTAATTTGGTTTTGGCTGATTTTCTCAAAAGAATAACAAAGATTCTCTTGAACCTGCATTGAGAAAACCAATTAACAAGTTCTCCAGCAACGATAGATTGAAAGGTACAAAATTGAATAGTAAGCGAATATCAAAGTATGATTTTAAgagtcatttaaaaattaaaaccaagACAAGAAGGCATACCTCCCGAGGTAGGGAAACAAAATCAAAAGATTTGCGATCCTCAGGATGTCCTCTGCTAAGTTTAGAGTTGCAATCAAACTCATGTATAGCTTTGCTAGATTCTAACAGGTCTACTCTATTATCCAAATCACCATTGCCTTCTGTTTGTGTAAAGTCAAGCGCTCTTTTTGCGGGCTTAAAGTATGACATAGACTTTTGAGCAGACATTTTTTGAGGCTTAACATCGGAACCGAGCACCAATCTCTCAGGTGCTGACAGTGCAGGTGTCTGTGTCAACAAACTATCAGCACAAGAGACAATTTTCAAATCAGGGCTTTCAGAAATACAGCGGCTAACAGAACGCGGAGATGATGTCTTATGTTCTGACGGTGTATTAACAACATTTGCCTGAAAAGACATTGACAATGATTCCTTCTGCTTGCCTCTTTCTGCATTAAGATTACCCTCACAATCAGACAATGGTGTACATTTTTTCTGCCATGTGCTTTCACTTTCTTGGTCATCTAGGGAGTCAGATTCATCGGATGATAGAGAGTTTTCAGATGATGAAAAGCTCTGAACTTGCTTAGCCTGGTCAGCGGCATTCAAATGTAAGTTTTTTAGCGGCTCTACAATTTCATTGGAAGTTGATGAAAGTTCTGCTGCCAAATTTGTCAAATGTAAGTTTTTCAGCGGCTCTACAATTTCATTGGAAGTTGATGACGGTTCTGCTGCAATATCTGCACGCCCGATATTGAAAGTCAAATTACAAGTTTCTTGGCTAAAGGGCTCTGGTAGTCTTGACTCTGGAATCTTAGTAACCTTatccaaacaaaaagaaaaaaagaaaattaaagtaaTGAAATCAAATCTTTTGCATAACTCAAACTTTCCAATTTGTCTACTTAACTTAGAACAGAAATAAATCTAGCTAAACCAGACCCGAGGAAAAGCAGTTACAAAAACGTAAGCTTAACCGGTAGCcacaaatttcataatttctcataaacatcaataaataaatttcatacaaTACTTTTTTACATCAACACATTTTCAACTAAGTATAACATGCTTACATTTACCTACCATATGGAATCACAAATCACAACAATGAGTACTATGCAGAGAATCAAAACCTAAATTCTACCACAGTGGTAATCTTGAATTTCATAATCCCGGACTACTATGTTACAAGAAAATGACAGCATTATATTGATTTCGTTGGACCATGTAAGATGTAAAACTCAGACAGAACCAATGAAATTCCAGAACCCTCTCAGATTGGATTTAGAACTGCGGACCCTATGCATCTAAAATAATAATCCAAATTAAAGCTAACGATCAAATATAAGATCCCATACCACGGTTAAGATATTGTAAATTGCTCCTTCGGATACAGAAAATACAGTTAACAAGGACAACACCCCAAGATAAAAAATGTTACCTGAGGGTGCAGATTAAAGAAATTAATCAATCTGGAATTAAAATATTGTCTAAGAGCTATATCAGCAGACTGTTCAGAGTGATCttttacaacttcaaaaaccaaTGTAATCTTCAAATCCGGCTGCATACACAAGCTCTTCTTATCAATAACAACCACCTTTTCAATTTCTATACCTTCAGGGAGTATATACTTCATCTGCGCTAGATCAGAAAGTGAGAAGTTTCTGGGAGAAAAAAAACACTACAGTCATTTCCTTAATccatcaatcaaaagaaacagATCCTCTATATTCAAAAAGTTAGCTGCACATAGTGCACTTCAGTGCAGTCAACCGTTGATAGCAGAAAACATCAGTTTGTTCAAATTCCACTAGGCTATAGTTCTATACCATTAGCGTGCCTTTGATTTTTGGTGAAAAAATTTGATTCTGAGtgaattgattatgtaaaattgattttggttAAAAGTGAATTGAAGGTAAAGTGAATTATGTTTGGATAAATTCttgcaaaagtgagttgaacaataaatttgagTGTAAAAATCACGTTCAGACTCCAAAGCTACAAATCCTagcttaaaataaaatcaattatggaaagcaaaatcaattctactctaTATCAATCAATCgtgtcaaaatcaattctactcatCCG
Above is a window of Vicia villosa cultivar HV-30 ecotype Madison, WI unplaced genomic scaffold, Vvil1.0 ctg.000538F_1_1, whole genome shotgun sequence DNA encoding:
- the LOC131629248 gene encoding CDT1-like protein b — encoded protein: MDPKVCDESVKEASDFKPENILQPVDESIVCPTPQKKTELLPNKFKDPIAQLPENYRVIADLFRHMSCSLRLLHLRKKSPTFLNICNKVEVLAKRNFSLSDLAQMKYILPEGIEIEKVVVIDKKSLCMQPDLKITLVFEVVKDHSEQSADIALRQYFNSRLINFFNLHPQVTKIPESRLPEPFSQETCNLTFNIGRADIAAEPSSTSNEIVEPLKNLHLTNLAAELSSTSNEIVEPLKNLHLNAADQAKQVQSFSSSENSLSSDESDSLDDQESESTWQKKCTPLSDCEGNLNAERGKQKESLSMSFQANVVNTPSEHKTSSPRSVSRCISESPDLKIVSCADSLLTQTPALSAPERLVLGSDVKPQKMSAQKSMSYFKPAKRALDFTQTEGNGDLDNRVDLLESSKAIHEFDCNSKLSRGHPEDRKSFDFVSLPREVQENLCYSFEKISQNQISSDASDDNPPSLVELVNVIDSIFTSVKTNAITKEELLQKIMPNCLDFVDTREAEEQIEILEKIVPNWICKKSLASVDGVTMYCVNNAIDLDSVRSRLLSNVTKGDKCKIFIERL